From the Butyrivibrio fibrisolvens genome, one window contains:
- a CDS encoding Asp23/Gls24 family envelope stress response protein: MEKTTDNSSFNLRENSDIGSVKIANDVIGMIAALAAMEIDGVSGMPGNITSESLQKSGKKLTKGVRVQLSGKNVVVDLALLMGYGFNIPATSQKVQTRVKSTVENMTGLNVTDVNVHISGITVAEA, encoded by the coding sequence ATGGAAAAGACAACTGATAACAGCTCTTTTAATTTGAGAGAGAATTCAGACATCGGAAGTGTTAAGATCGCAAATGACGTTATTGGGATGATAGCAGCACTTGCTGCTATGGAGATAGATGGAGTTTCCGGAATGCCGGGTAATATTACATCTGAGTCACTTCAAAAGAGTGGCAAGAAGCTCACTAAGGGCGTAAGAGTACAGCTTAGCGGTAAGAATGTAGTTGTTGACCTTGCTCTTTTAATGGGATATGGTTTTAACATCCCTGCAACAAGCCAGAAGGTTCAGACTCGTGTTAAGAGCACGGTTGAGAACATGACAGGCTTAAACGTTACAGATGTTAACGTACACATTTCAGGTATTACCGTAGCTGAAGCGTAA
- the xseA gene encoding exodeoxyribonuclease VII large subunit: MFNQDFLLRKLTVKGEVSNCKYHSSGHIYFTLKDPSGTLNCVMFRGNRNGLKFQMTEGQQVQVTGSCDVYVKGGSYQLYATNIEPDGTGQLYEKYEQLKKKLEELGMFSPEYKQEIPKYIRTLGVVTAPTGAAVRDIISITRRRNPYVQIILYPAIVQGVDAPASIVRGLQVLASTDVDVIIVGRGGGSIEDLWAFNDESVAQAIFDCPIPIISAVGHETDTTIADYVADLRAPTPSAAAELAVYEYQRFMSDIEDYRNILYGQLDATLSSYKHELKVRQGMLRAYSPWARIRDRRMRQADYVDTLNLLWKQQLLKKKNMLDIRIEKMKGLSPLDKLKSGFSYVEDENGNNIKSVSQTAPGKDIKVKVTDGTIYAKTISTDTHSMFS, encoded by the coding sequence ATGTTTAACCAGGACTTCCTTCTCAGGAAGCTCACGGTTAAGGGCGAAGTCAGCAATTGCAAGTATCATTCTTCGGGTCATATCTATTTCACTTTAAAGGATCCGTCAGGAACTCTTAATTGTGTTATGTTTCGTGGAAACAGAAACGGCCTTAAGTTTCAGATGACAGAGGGCCAGCAGGTGCAGGTAACCGGAAGCTGTGACGTATATGTCAAAGGCGGAAGTTACCAGCTCTATGCTACAAATATAGAGCCAGACGGGACCGGACAGCTGTATGAGAAGTATGAACAGCTGAAGAAGAAGTTGGAAGAACTTGGAATGTTCTCACCTGAGTACAAGCAAGAGATTCCAAAATACATACGTACACTTGGAGTTGTGACTGCTCCCACAGGAGCTGCAGTGCGTGATATCATCAGCATTACAAGAAGGCGCAACCCCTACGTGCAGATTATTCTCTACCCTGCGATCGTGCAGGGAGTTGATGCTCCTGCCAGTATAGTCAGAGGGTTGCAGGTTCTTGCAAGCACTGATGTTGATGTGATAATAGTTGGACGAGGCGGAGGATCTATCGAAGATCTGTGGGCTTTTAACGATGAGTCTGTTGCACAGGCTATATTTGATTGCCCGATTCCCATCATATCTGCAGTTGGACATGAAACAGATACAACAATAGCTGATTATGTAGCAGACCTTAGGGCACCAACCCCGTCAGCAGCGGCAGAACTGGCTGTGTATGAATATCAAAGGTTTATGTCAGATATAGAGGATTATAGGAATATCCTTTACGGACAGTTGGATGCGACGCTAAGTTCATATAAGCATGAGCTGAAAGTAAGACAGGGTATGCTAAGAGCGTATTCTCCATGGGCCAGAATAAGGGACAGGAGGATGAGGCAGGCTGATTATGTTGATACTTTAAATCTGTTATGGAAACAGCAGCTTTTGAAAAAAAAGAATATGCTGGATATCCGAATTGAGAAGATGAAGGGGCTGTCTCCACTTGATAAGCTGAAAAGCGGTTTTTCATATGTGGAAGATGAAAATGGCAACAACATAAAAAGCGTAAGTCAGACTGCTCCGGGCAAGGATATTAAAGTCAAAGTCACAGATGGAACTATATATGCCAAAACTATATCAACTGATACACATAGTATGTTTTCTTAA
- a CDS encoding arginine repressor yields the protein MKKNRHSKIIELIENNEVETQEQLADLLKKDGYDVTQATVSRDIRELRLTKVQTGDGRQKYRVMDHNDEELQDKYIKVLQSGFVSMDKAGNMLVLRTVSGMAMAVAAALDALHLSQIIGCIAGDDTIFAAIRTEEDVQEVIDRIREML from the coding sequence ATGAAAAAAAACAGACACAGTAAAATAATAGAACTAATTGAGAATAATGAAGTAGAGACTCAGGAACAGCTTGCAGACCTTCTTAAAAAGGACGGATACGACGTAACTCAGGCTACAGTATCCAGAGATATAAGAGAACTGCGCCTTACTAAGGTTCAGACCGGTGATGGACGCCAGAAGTACCGTGTTATGGATCACAATGATGAAGAACTCCAGGACAAGTATATCAAAGTCCTTCAGAGCGGATTTGTATCTATGGACAAGGCTGGCAATATGCTGGTACTTAGAACCGTATCAGGTATGGCAATGGCAGTTGCAGCAGCACTGGATGCTCTGCATCTTTCACAGATAATAGGCTGCATTGCAGGTGATGATACTATCTTTGCTGCAATCAGAACAGAAGAGGATGTACAGGAAGTTATTGACAGAATCAGAGAGATGCTCTGA
- a CDS encoding transglutaminase domain-containing protein, which produces MSKKGKTVTNGSGNFISCIKTLIIAAVCLFISASLTACSLDDAVDIAGELASDIGEGAQIAGREIEDIYEELTDTTAKEGATSPEQDGSSGHNSTSDLYESIIESTATGDYPTSQMQEDLDDIGLSEDRIGDIKAEQEGYYYFDQLNSDQQSLYAQILHIMSCQADDIYVSTTDMDEVETVQQCVLNDHPEIFYIDGYVLKRYMDADTQEIKALTYGGNYTLSSDQISEREDELVEAADIIIEGMPDTSDEYEIVKYFYDYIVLNTQYKIGSEDNQNICSVLLNKESVCQGYAKTLQYLLQKVGITCEMVSGTVDNGQTTSTHAWDIVKIDGNWYYVDPTWGDSSFSGSVASDTEVVNYAYLCVTTQELSATHKINEIVQMPVCTATKDNYFVKENALFDSIDTAKLSSLFTQAISDGSSSVTFKCTDADTFNEMKTYLFASDAGNVFNYLPAMSTRAVYLAQDATLTFIIWLQSP; this is translated from the coding sequence ATGTCAAAAAAAGGAAAAACGGTAACGAACGGATCTGGAAACTTTATATCATGCATAAAAACGTTGATCATTGCTGCTGTCTGTCTATTCATAAGTGCATCGCTTACAGCATGCAGTCTGGATGACGCAGTGGATATTGCCGGTGAACTTGCAAGTGATATTGGTGAAGGCGCGCAGATTGCAGGCCGTGAGATAGAAGATATATATGAAGAACTTACGGATACAACTGCAAAAGAAGGCGCGACTTCCCCGGAACAAGACGGCAGTAGTGGTCATAACAGTACTTCAGACCTCTATGAAAGTATAATAGAAAGTACTGCAACAGGGGATTATCCTACAAGTCAGATGCAGGAAGATCTGGATGATATCGGACTATCTGAGGATAGAATCGGTGATATAAAGGCTGAGCAAGAAGGATATTATTATTTTGATCAGCTTAATAGTGATCAGCAAAGTCTTTATGCTCAGATATTACATATCATGTCTTGTCAGGCAGACGATATTTATGTAAGCACTACGGATATGGATGAAGTTGAGACTGTGCAGCAATGCGTTCTGAATGATCATCCTGAGATCTTCTATATAGACGGATATGTTTTGAAAAGGTATATGGATGCTGATACGCAAGAGATCAAAGCTCTTACTTATGGCGGTAATTATACTCTTTCATCAGATCAGATATCTGAAAGAGAGGATGAGCTTGTAGAAGCTGCTGATATCATAATAGAGGGAATGCCTGATACATCAGATGAGTACGAGATCGTCAAGTATTTCTATGATTACATAGTACTTAATACGCAGTACAAGATAGGATCAGAGGATAACCAGAACATCTGTTCTGTACTATTGAATAAAGAAAGCGTCTGTCAAGGCTATGCCAAGACATTACAATACCTTCTTCAAAAGGTTGGGATCACCTGTGAGATGGTATCAGGAACAGTTGATAATGGTCAAACAACGTCCACACATGCATGGGATATTGTAAAGATAGATGGAAACTGGTATTATGTTGATCCTACCTGGGGAGATTCTTCTTTTTCAGGTTCTGTAGCGAGTGACACAGAAGTGGTCAATTATGCATATTTATGCGTTACTACACAAGAGCTTTCTGCAACCCATAAGATAAATGAGATTGTCCAAATGCCTGTGTGCACAGCAACTAAAGACAACTATTTTGTCAAAGAGAATGCGCTTTTTGACAGCATCGATACAGCAAAACTGAGCAGTCTTTTTACACAGGCTATATCAGATGGCAGTAGTAGTGTGACATTTAAGTGCACCGACGCTGATACGTTCAATGAGATGAAGACATATCTTTTTGCAAGTGACGCAGGAAATGTATTTAATTACCTTCCGGCGATGTCTACAAGAGCAGTATATCTTGCTCAGGATGCGACACTTACATTTATTATATGGCTTCAAAGCCCTTAA
- a CDS encoding polyprenyl synthetase family protein: MSDPDETFEIKRQERIEAAEHIITSYLPREEGRQKTVIEAMNYSVLAGGKRLRPVLMREAYFMFGGRNEMIIGPFMAALEMIHTYSLVHDDLPALDNDEFRRGKKTTHAVYGPGIATIAGDGLLNFAFETALQAAQECKDLPEYDGSVSSRMLAALTVLAEKAGIYGMIGGQCADIEAENRQDVTPDDLLFIHENKTGALIESALMIGAILAGASASDVHKMEQIGQNVGVAFQIQDDILDVIGDQDKLGKPIGSDEKNDKTTYVTFYGLDKSKEEVARLSDEALELLRELESQEGHEDIFLEELITWLIHRDN; encoded by the coding sequence ATGTCAGATCCCGATGAAACTTTTGAAATTAAGCGTCAGGAGAGAATTGAAGCGGCAGAGCATATTATAACAAGCTATCTGCCAAGAGAAGAAGGTCGTCAGAAAACAGTCATTGAAGCTATGAATTACAGTGTTCTTGCCGGCGGCAAGAGACTAAGACCTGTTCTTATGCGCGAAGCATATTTTATGTTCGGTGGAAGAAATGAGATGATCATTGGACCTTTCATGGCTGCACTTGAGATGATACATACATACTCTCTTGTGCATGATGATCTTCCGGCGCTTGACAATGATGAATTCAGACGTGGAAAAAAGACGACACATGCTGTTTATGGCCCCGGTATAGCAACTATCGCCGGAGATGGTCTTTTGAATTTTGCTTTTGAGACAGCCCTTCAGGCTGCTCAGGAGTGCAAGGATCTTCCGGAGTATGATGGAAGTGTATCAAGCCGTATGCTGGCAGCGCTTACTGTTCTTGCTGAAAAAGCGGGAATATATGGCATGATCGGCGGTCAGTGTGCAGATATTGAGGCTGAGAACAGACAAGATGTGACACCTGACGATCTTCTCTTCATACATGAGAACAAGACAGGAGCACTTATTGAGAGTGCGCTCATGATCGGTGCTATCCTTGCAGGTGCAAGCGCAAGTGATGTTCATAAGATGGAGCAGATAGGTCAGAATGTTGGTGTTGCCTTCCAGATTCAGGACGATATACTTGATGTTATCGGAGACCAGGACAAGCTTGGTAAGCCGATAGGTTCTGATGAGAAGAATGACAAGACAACCTATGTCACATTTTATGGACTTGATAAATCAAAAGAGGAAGTAGCTAGACTTTCTGATGAAGCTCTTGAACTTTTAAGAGAGCTTGAAAGCCAGGAAGGTCATGAAGATATTTTCCTGGAAGAGCTTATTACCTGGCTCATTCACAGAGATAACTAA
- the xseB gene encoding exodeoxyribonuclease VII small subunit: MPAAKKTKPNTVKDEFNKEDLENISIEEAFKRVDDVISAMQEDDITLEDSFRRYKEGMDLLKTAGSLIDKVEKDALKISEDGDLEIFEDDEE, from the coding sequence ATGCCTGCAGCAAAGAAAACTAAACCAAACACAGTCAAAGATGAATTTAATAAAGAAGACCTTGAAAATATAAGCATAGAAGAAGCTTTTAAAAGAGTTGATGACGTTATTTCTGCAATGCAGGAAGATGATATTACATTGGAAGACTCCTTTCGAAGATACAAGGAAGGAATGGATCTTCTAAAGACAGCCGGAAGTCTGATCGACAAGGTTGAGAAAGATGCACTCAAGATATCTGAAGACGGAGACCTTGAGATTTTTGAAGATGATGAAGAATAA
- the dxs gene encoding 1-deoxy-D-xylulose-5-phosphate synthase, producing the protein MILDKINKTGDVKNIPENELPMLSQEIRDFLVQKLSVTGGHLASNLGTVELTIALHRSLNLPEDKIVWDVGHQCYTHKILTGRKNDFDNLRKFGGISGFPKKSESDTDCFDTGHSSNSISAGLGMVKARDLRGEDYTVVSVIGDGALTGGMAYEALNNAAKLETNFIIILNDNNMSISESIGGMSKYLGHIRTMDGYLNLKADVYKQLSGQTRVIEKIRHVKNNFKQFFVPGMLFENLGITYLGPIDGHNEALLEHELQEAKKVKKAVMLHVITKKGKGYEPAEKHPSRFHGAEPFNIENGIPAHHRKVAAYQDIFSTVMWKLGERDPRVCAITAAMADGTGLKRFRNKFPDRFFDVGISEEHAVTFAAGLAEGGMRPVFAVYSTFLQRAYDQIIEDVCLQNLPVVLAIDRAGLVGSDGETHQGIFDLSYLSSMPNMHIMAPKNKWELSDMLKFAVNFDGPIAIRYPRGEAYAGLVDWRAPIEMGKAEPIFEEGGVLLLAVGSMVKTAVMVREILAAQGIACSLTNARFVKPIDEEYILSVADKHPLIVTMEENVLSGGFGEKVRSLLGEKGRNTKIMNIGIPDQFVTHGSPDTLMAMLGIDEKSIAQKIKAELDRMEDKR; encoded by the coding sequence ATTATACTTGATAAAATAAATAAGACCGGAGATGTAAAAAATATACCTGAGAACGAACTGCCTATGCTTTCGCAGGAAATACGTGATTTCCTTGTTCAAAAGCTCAGCGTTACAGGTGGCCATCTTGCATCAAATCTTGGAACTGTGGAGCTTACTATCGCTCTTCACAGAAGCCTTAATCTACCTGAAGATAAGATCGTATGGGACGTAGGACATCAGTGCTATACCCATAAGATACTTACAGGAAGAAAGAATGATTTTGATAACCTTCGTAAGTTCGGAGGTATAAGCGGTTTCCCTAAAAAGTCTGAGTCTGATACAGACTGCTTTGATACAGGACACAGCTCAAACTCTATTTCTGCCGGCCTTGGAATGGTCAAAGCAAGAGACCTTAGAGGAGAAGACTATACAGTTGTATCTGTAATAGGTGACGGAGCACTCACTGGCGGTATGGCTTATGAGGCTCTTAATAATGCTGCCAAGCTTGAGACTAACTTTATAATCATCCTCAATGATAACAACATGTCTATATCCGAAAGTATCGGAGGTATGTCCAAATATCTGGGACATATACGTACTATGGACGGATATCTCAACCTCAAGGCTGATGTATACAAGCAGCTCTCGGGTCAGACACGAGTTATCGAGAAGATCCGCCACGTCAAGAATAACTTCAAGCAGTTCTTCGTGCCCGGTATGCTCTTTGAAAACCTTGGTATTACTTATCTGGGCCCTATAGATGGCCATAATGAAGCTCTTCTTGAACATGAACTTCAGGAAGCCAAGAAGGTTAAGAAAGCAGTTATGCTCCATGTTATTACCAAGAAAGGCAAGGGCTATGAGCCTGCAGAAAAGCATCCTTCAAGATTCCACGGAGCAGAGCCTTTTAATATAGAAAATGGTATCCCTGCGCACCACAGAAAGGTTGCAGCATATCAGGATATATTCTCTACAGTTATGTGGAAACTTGGTGAGCGTGATCCAAGGGTATGTGCAATCACAGCTGCTATGGCTGATGGAACAGGACTAAAAAGGTTCAGGAACAAGTTTCCTGACAGGTTCTTTGATGTGGGAATCTCTGAAGAGCATGCTGTAACATTTGCAGCAGGACTTGCAGAAGGTGGCATGAGACCTGTTTTTGCAGTATATTCGACTTTCCTTCAAAGAGCTTATGACCAGATCATAGAAGATGTATGTCTTCAGAATCTACCTGTAGTTCTGGCGATTGACAGAGCAGGACTTGTTGGCTCTGACGGCGAGACTCATCAGGGAATATTCGATCTTTCATATCTATCAAGTATGCCAAACATGCATATCATGGCGCCTAAGAACAAGTGGGAGCTGTCCGATATGCTGAAGTTTGCAGTTAATTTTGACGGGCCTATAGCAATAAGATATCCAAGAGGAGAGGCTTATGCAGGTCTTGTTGACTGGAGAGCACCTATTGAGATGGGCAAGGCTGAGCCAATATTTGAAGAAGGAGGAGTACTCCTTCTCGCAGTAGGAAGCATGGTCAAGACAGCAGTAATGGTGCGCGAGATCCTTGCCGCTCAGGGAATAGCCTGCTCTCTTACCAATGCCCGATTTGTAAAGCCTATTGACGAAGAGTATATCCTCTCAGTAGCTGATAAGCATCCTCTTATCGTGACCATGGAAGAGAATGTTCTCTCAGGCGGATTTGGCGAAAAGGTAAGAAGTCTTCTTGGTGAAAAAGGTCGTAATACCAAGATCATGAATATAGGTATTCCTGATCAGTTTGTAACACACGGAAGCCCTGATACTCTTATGGCAATGCTTGGAATTGATGAGAAGTCTATAGCCCAGAAGATCAAAGCAGAGCTTGACAGGATGGAGGACAAGAGATAA
- a CDS encoding TlyA family RNA methyltransferase: protein MPKTRLDVLLVERGLVTSREKAKALIMAGDVFVNGQREDKPGTSFQEDKIKNIEVKGATIPFVSRGGLKLDKAVKTFELDFTGFTCMDIGASTGGFTDCMLQNGASKVYSVDVGHGQLDWKLRSDERVVCMEKTNFRYLTRDQIDDDIDFASCDVSFISLTRILVPARKLLKDGAQMVVLIKPQFEAGRDKVGKKGVVRDKKVHEEVINRIVDFADAVGFKILHLDYSPIRGPEGNIEYLLHLQKDASRNEEVSLYDEATALKKFGTIEDEGTGISKTSQYVTLIHNAVEAAHGELEV from the coding sequence ATGCCTAAAACCAGATTAGATGTACTTTTGGTTGAAAGAGGGCTTGTAACGTCCAGAGAAAAGGCCAAAGCTTTGATCATGGCAGGAGATGTTTTTGTCAATGGTCAAAGAGAAGATAAACCGGGAACTTCCTTTCAGGAAGACAAGATAAAAAATATCGAAGTAAAGGGCGCTACGATTCCGTTTGTGAGTCGTGGAGGCCTTAAGCTTGATAAAGCTGTAAAGACATTTGAACTTGATTTTACAGGCTTTACATGCATGGATATAGGAGCTTCTACAGGAGGCTTTACCGATTGTATGCTTCAAAATGGAGCATCTAAGGTATATTCCGTAGATGTAGGTCATGGACAGCTTGATTGGAAGCTTAGAAGCGACGAAAGAGTCGTATGCATGGAGAAGACTAACTTTAGATATCTGACCAGAGACCAGATTGATGATGATATAGACTTTGCTTCATGCGATGTATCTTTTATCTCACTTACAAGGATACTGGTGCCTGCCAGAAAGCTTCTCAAGGACGGCGCTCAGATGGTGGTACTTATAAAACCACAGTTTGAGGCAGGTCGTGACAAGGTTGGCAAAAAAGGTGTCGTAAGAGATAAAAAGGTCCACGAAGAGGTTATAAACAGAATAGTTGACTTTGCAGATGCTGTAGGCTTTAAGATACTTCATCTTGACTATTCGCCCATAAGAGGCCCTGAAGGCAACATAGAATACCTTCTTCATCTTCAAAAAGATGCTTCCAGAAATGAAGAAGTATCGCTTTACGACGAGGCTACAGCCCTTAAGAAGTTTGGCACTATAGAAGACGAAGGCACGGGAATATCTAAGACATCACAGTACGTAACACTAATACATAATGCTGTAGAAGCAGCGCATGGGGAGCTGGAAGTTTGA
- the nusB gene encoding transcription antitermination factor NusB: protein MKRSEEREQVFKLLFRVEFNPIEEMAEQEQLFSEDLPESEDLFMNSDAKRLAEKDADKIRDKYEKIAAKLPQIDEMINEKTLGWDTERMAKVDLTIIRLAVYEIKFDEDIPTGVAINEAVELAKKFGQDGSASFVNGVLAKFA, encoded by the coding sequence ATGAAAAGAAGTGAAGAAAGAGAGCAGGTATTTAAGCTCCTGTTTCGTGTAGAATTTAATCCTATAGAGGAGATGGCAGAGCAGGAACAGCTCTTCTCAGAGGATCTCCCTGAATCAGAAGACCTTTTTATGAATTCTGATGCTAAGAGATTAGCAGAAAAAGATGCAGATAAGATCAGAGATAAATATGAGAAGATCGCTGCAAAACTGCCACAGATTGACGAGATGATCAATGAGAAGACACTTGGCTGGGATACAGAACGTATGGCCAAGGTTGATCTTACTATCATCCGCCTTGCGGTATATGAGATTAAATTTGATGAAGACATACCTACAGGAGTAGCTATTAACGAGGCAGTTGAACTTGCCAAGAAGTTTGGTCAGGATGGATCTGCTTCATTCGTTAACGGAGTATTGGCTAAATTTGCTTAA
- a CDS encoding NAD(+)/NADH kinase translates to MRLSLMNHFLIFTNKSKDKDLELTHKVKDFLEAHGKVCQIAQFEEPGNKTLRPDAVMFKTQVPPDTECCIVLGGDGTMLQAAVNVRDMDIPLLGINLGTMGYLTEIDKNHINEALQRLISDDYVIEERMLLSGTKITGERKEFTALNDIVIARKAAVQIIKLVVYVDNRLLTTYLADGVIISTPTGSTGYNMSAGGPLVAPQSNTIVITPICPHSLTNRSIVLPATETVTIELGAGKADRIQEAEASIDGHYGTSIATGDRIEIRKAAKTSKILRMNQVSFVEILNQKLL, encoded by the coding sequence ATGAGGTTAAGTTTAATGAATCACTTTTTGATTTTTACTAATAAAAGCAAGGACAAGGATCTGGAATTAACACACAAGGTTAAGGATTTTCTGGAAGCTCATGGCAAGGTGTGTCAGATAGCTCAGTTTGAAGAACCGGGCAACAAAACTTTAAGACCGGATGCGGTAATGTTCAAAACACAGGTGCCGCCTGATACTGAGTGTTGTATAGTCCTTGGCGGCGACGGAACGATGCTTCAGGCTGCAGTTAATGTCAGAGATATGGACATTCCGCTTCTTGGAATCAATCTCGGGACTATGGGATATCTCACCGAAATTGATAAAAATCATATAAATGAAGCCCTTCAGAGGCTTATAAGTGATGACTATGTTATCGAAGAGCGAATGCTTCTGTCAGGTACTAAGATAACTGGTGAGAGAAAAGAATTTACAGCACTTAATGATATTGTTATCGCAAGAAAGGCTGCAGTTCAGATCATCAAGCTTGTGGTATATGTTGATAACAGGCTTCTTACTACCTATCTTGCAGACGGTGTTATTATATCAACACCTACCGGCTCTACCGGCTATAATATGTCAGCAGGAGGTCCACTAGTAGCACCGCAGTCCAATACAATAGTGATCACTCCGATATGTCCTCATTCACTTACTAACAGAAGTATAGTACTTCCTGCAACCGAGACAGTAACAATAGAGCTTGGTGCAGGCAAGGCTGACAGAATACAGGAAGCCGAAGCCAGCATAGATGGTCATTATGGAACGTCTATAGCAACAGGTGACAGGATAGAGATAAGGAAAGCCGCCAAGACATCCAAGATCTTAAGAATGAATCAGGTAAGCTTTGTTGAAATATTAAATCAGAAGCTTTTATAA
- the recN gene encoding DNA repair protein RecN, whose amino-acid sequence MLYSLHVKDLALIKEQEIEFGEGLNVLTGETGAGKSVLIGSVNLALGSKADKDLIRTGADYALVELTFFVDNEITKSRIKEMDLPIEEDGTVILSRKIMDGRSICKVGGENVTVRQLRLLGELLINIHGQNDNQTLLQNKKHLEILDSFAGDKVLEHKKKLKEVWSLHEKIKAKLEETDIDEATRKREQDLAMFELEEIQGADLKEGEDEELETRYRRMANSLKITEAAGEARQLLFGEEGESASDAISGALQKLIAVSAYDESVKEVTDQLGDIDNLMTDLGHSLSAYLSDLEFDDEEFKNTEDRLDLINHLKDKYGNSIGDILKYADEKQKQLDILSNLEEERARLQKELGDCLEEAKKICGKISEIRKKNARELASQMKQALIDLNFLDVQFRIDVIPDEEHITSSGYDEVVFMISTNPGEQLRSLSEIASGGELSRIMLALKTVFADQDDIASLIFDEIDTGISGVTAWKVSEKLGKLAASHQIICITHLPQIAAMYDRHFLIQKGLSDSRTITSISRLSDDESIDELGRMLGAGEVTDAVRQNAREMRNKALKTKV is encoded by the coding sequence ATGCTATATTCATTACATGTCAAAGATCTTGCACTTATCAAAGAGCAGGAAATAGAATTTGGAGAAGGGCTCAATGTACTTACAGGTGAGACAGGAGCCGGAAAGTCGGTCCTTATCGGATCTGTTAACCTTGCATTGGGGAGTAAGGCAGACAAGGATCTTATAAGAACAGGTGCAGATTATGCACTTGTAGAGCTGACTTTTTTTGTTGATAACGAGATAACCAAGTCAAGGATCAAAGAGATGGATCTTCCTATAGAAGAGGATGGAACTGTGATCCTGAGTCGTAAGATAATGGACGGCCGTAGTATCTGTAAGGTCGGAGGAGAGAATGTCACAGTTCGCCAGCTACGCCTGCTTGGCGAACTTCTTATCAATATTCATGGTCAGAATGATAATCAGACCCTTCTTCAGAATAAAAAACATCTTGAAATACTGGATAGTTTTGCCGGTGACAAAGTTCTAGAACATAAGAAAAAGTTAAAAGAAGTCTGGAGCCTGCATGAAAAGATAAAAGCAAAACTTGAAGAAACTGACATAGATGAAGCTACCAGAAAACGTGAGCAGGATCTTGCTATGTTCGAACTTGAAGAGATCCAGGGCGCTGATCTTAAGGAAGGCGAGGATGAAGAGCTTGAAACAAGATATCGTCGTATGGCCAATAGCCTTAAGATTACAGAGGCTGCAGGAGAAGCAAGGCAGCTTCTTTTTGGAGAAGAAGGAGAGAGTGCATCAGACGCAATCTCCGGTGCACTTCAAAAGCTTATAGCTGTAAGTGCATATGATGAGAGCGTCAAAGAAGTTACAGATCAGCTGGGAGATATCGATAATCTCATGACAGACCTTGGACACAGCCTGTCAGCTTATCTGTCGGATCTTGAATTTGACGACGAAGAATTTAAAAATACAGAAGACAGACTGGACCTTATCAATCATCTGAAGGATAAATATGGTAATAGTATAGGCGATATCTTAAAGTATGCTGATGAAAAGCAAAAGCAGCTTGATATCCTATCTAATCTTGAAGAAGAAAGAGCAAGGCTTCAAAAAGAACTTGGAGATTGCCTTGAAGAAGCCAAAAAGATCTGTGGGAAGATATCCGAAATCAGAAAAAAGAATGCCAGGGAACTTGCAAGCCAGATGAAGCAGGCTCTTATAGATCTCAATTTCCTTGATGTACAGTTTAGAATAGATGTTATTCCGGATGAAGAGCATATTACATCATCAGGATATGATGAAGTTGTATTTATGATATCTACTAATCCGGGCGAACAGTTAAGATCACTTTCTGAGATAGCAAGTGGCGGTGAACTATCAAGAATCATGCTGGCACTTAAGACAGTATTTGCAGATCAGGATGATATAGCTTCTCTTATATTCGATGAGATAGATACCGGTATTAGCGGTGTTACAGCCTGGAAGGTTTCTGAGAAGCTTGGAAAGCTTGCGGCAAGCCATCAGATAATATGCATCACACATCTTCCTCAGATTGCAGCAATGTATGACAGACACTTCCTGATTCAAAAGGGTCTGTCTGACAGCCGTACTATCACAAGTATCAGCAGGCTTTCAGATGATGAGAGCATTGACGAACTCGGCCGCATGCTCGGCGCCGGAGAAGTGACGGATGCTGTAAGACAGAATGCAAGAGAGATGAGAAATAAGGCACTTAAAACTAAGGTATGA